The Sinomicrobium kalidii genome contains a region encoding:
- a CDS encoding LysR family transcriptional regulator, translating to MYGVEKPPNIFEVEGFDTLAEIFSAYRYCHYINFVPMEIKYFRLIKTIADEGSIANSSEKLFLTQSALSHQLRELEGQLGFKIFHRTRNKWELTEEGIELYKLGGTILDSIEKGFKNIRNIKAGSAGSIKVSTECYSFYQGLSGFIQKMGLLYPEIHVDLILEATHQPISKILSSEIDIAIVTEKPSNNSLAHVEIHEDEIFAIMHRESVLNQYSFLDPGHFSKAHLIIHSFPLETVSVYQHFLKPNKINPLKISAIPLTEVALEMVMANMGIICMPKWPLKTFKLSDDLVFKRISSNGLKRTHYLVFRNSDIHKKYIKDFISNFQDDFSVK from the coding sequence ATGTATGGTGTTGAAAAGCCTCCGAATATTTTTGAGGTTGAGGGATTTGATACTTTAGCTGAAATATTTTCAGCTTACCGGTATTGCCATTATATTAATTTTGTACCCATGGAGATCAAGTATTTCAGGCTTATAAAAACGATTGCAGACGAAGGGAGTATAGCCAATTCATCGGAAAAATTGTTTCTAACTCAGTCGGCATTGAGTCATCAGTTGAGAGAATTGGAGGGACAACTCGGATTTAAGATATTTCATAGGACAAGGAACAAATGGGAATTGACAGAAGAAGGAATAGAGCTCTATAAATTGGGAGGAACTATTCTCGATAGCATAGAAAAGGGATTTAAAAACATCCGGAACATAAAAGCCGGTTCGGCGGGAAGTATTAAAGTAAGTACGGAGTGTTACTCATTCTATCAAGGTTTATCCGGATTTATCCAGAAAATGGGATTGCTGTATCCTGAGATTCATGTGGATTTGATCCTTGAAGCCACACATCAGCCCATTTCCAAAATTTTGTCCAGTGAAATTGATATTGCAATAGTTACTGAAAAACCTTCAAATAACTCACTTGCCCATGTCGAAATACACGAAGATGAGATCTTTGCCATTATGCACAGGGAAAGTGTTTTAAATCAATATAGTTTTTTAGATCCCGGCCATTTTTCAAAGGCACACCTGATCATTCATTCCTTTCCTTTGGAAACGGTTTCTGTTTATCAACACTTTTTAAAGCCGAATAAAATTAACCCATTAAAAATTTCGGCCATTCCGCTTACAGAAGTTGCTTTGGAAATGGTTATGGCCAATATGGGAATTATTTGTATGCCAAAATGGCCTTTAAAGACATTCAAGTTATCAGATGATTTGGTCTTTAAGAGAATAAGCAGTAATGGTTTAAAGAGGACCCATTACCTCGTTTTTAGAAATTCCGATATCCATAAAAAGTATATTAAAGACTTTATTTCTAATTTTCAGGATGACTTTTCGGTTAAGTAG
- a CDS encoding rhodanese-like domain-containing protein has protein sequence MQKQIEFYERKLAYEMDPSDVFHALENSQSIVVVDTRQSFGYEKEHIPTAINLPHREMDEETTKHLDREKTYVCYCDGIGCNASTKGALKMTKLGFKVKELIGGIEWWKFDGYATEGKNPVKGSKIQCAC, from the coding sequence ATGCAAAAACAAATTGAATTTTACGAAAGAAAACTCGCTTACGAAATGGATCCGTCGGATGTATTCCATGCACTCGAAAACAGTCAGAGTATTGTTGTTGTAGATACCCGTCAGTCATTTGGCTATGAAAAAGAACATATCCCTACGGCAATCAATCTACCCCATAGGGAAATGGATGAAGAAACTACTAAACATTTGGACCGGGAGAAGACCTATGTTTGTTATTGTGACGGAATTGGCTGTAATGCCTCCACTAAAGGTGCTTTAAAGATGACAAAGTTAGGCTTTAAGGTTAAAGAATTGATCGGAGGTATTGAATGGTGGAAGTTTGACGGCTATGCTACCGAGGGAAAGAATCCGGTAAAAGGTTCTAAAATACAATGTGCTTGTTAA
- a CDS encoding GNAT family N-acetyltransferase, with translation MNIRFAREEDLRQISGLCKEHARYEKTAWLTKNHEKRLGELLFKEDSPLKCLVVEYKGEIVGYATYIKQISTWDANFYIYLDCLYLKERIRGKGAGKQVMEQIKEDATSENCNMIQWQTPNFNIKAIRFYYKLGATSKNKERFFWHI, from the coding sequence ATGAACATCAGATTTGCTAGGGAAGAAGATCTCAGACAAATTTCCGGATTGTGCAAGGAACATGCCCGGTATGAAAAAACAGCATGGTTAACAAAAAATCATGAAAAGCGGTTAGGAGAACTCCTTTTTAAAGAGGATTCACCTTTAAAGTGTTTAGTAGTCGAATATAAAGGCGAAATAGTTGGATATGCCACATATATAAAACAAATTTCAACCTGGGATGCTAACTTTTACATTTATCTCGATTGTTTGTATCTCAAAGAAAGAATTAGAGGGAAAGGTGCTGGAAAGCAAGTCATGGAACAGATAAAAGAAGATGCAACATCCGAAAATTGCAACATGATTCAATGGCAAACACCTAATTTCAACATAAAAGCAATCCGCTTTTATTACAAATTGGGGGCAACATCCAAGAACAAGGAGCGATTTTTTTGGCATATCTGA
- a CDS encoding BT0820 family HAD-type phosphatase, protein MNHFIYSSGKVIAVDFDGTIVEHKYPKIGKEMPRAFHTIRALQQKGHRLVLWTYRQGKSLEDAVDYCKDHGVEFYAVNENYPGETRGNGYSRKLNADIFIDDRNIGGFLGWNKIWQCLHPEEVTTVTQKKHKRVKIIDVLRSIFSTD, encoded by the coding sequence ATGAATCATTTTATATATAGTTCCGGAAAAGTCATAGCCGTAGATTTTGACGGAACCATTGTCGAACATAAATACCCTAAGATAGGAAAGGAAATGCCCCGTGCCTTTCATACGATCAGGGCCTTACAGCAAAAAGGGCACCGGCTTGTCCTGTGGACCTACAGGCAGGGTAAAAGCCTGGAAGATGCTGTGGATTATTGTAAAGATCACGGGGTCGAATTCTATGCGGTAAATGAAAATTATCCCGGGGAAACCCGGGGAAATGGGTATAGCCGGAAGCTTAATGCCGATATCTTTATTGACGACCGGAATATAGGCGGGTTTTTAGGTTGGAATAAGATATGGCAGTGCCTTCATCCGGAAGAAGTGACAACAGTTACCCAAAAAAAACACAAGAGAGTGAAAATCATCGATGTACTACGTTCTATATTTTCCACAGACTGA
- a CDS encoding tetratricopeptide repeat protein, producing MSEPCLNHIENFWKAKTKASNQLFRKGQFEEALKGYKDALYRAEVLNNHLSDCIRNRVPFIQLYVISCNNIAYTHVELKQQKEAGAMFRRVIYYLLHLLKHEHPDINTEEIQSELKRAALTYTDFAAENKNKIDKDLFSALKTKHG from the coding sequence ATGAGTGAGCCGTGCCTGAATCACATAGAAAACTTTTGGAAAGCCAAGACAAAGGCATCCAACCAATTGTTCCGCAAAGGGCAGTTCGAAGAAGCTTTGAAAGGATACAAAGATGCCCTTTACCGGGCCGAAGTATTAAACAACCATCTCTCCGACTGTATTCGCAATCGTGTTCCTTTTATACAGTTATATGTTATTTCATGCAATAACATCGCCTACACCCATGTGGAACTCAAACAGCAGAAGGAAGCCGGGGCCATGTTCAGGCGGGTCATTTATTATCTTTTACACCTGCTGAAGCATGAACACCCGGATATCAATACAGAAGAAATTCAAAGCGAATTAAAAAGAGCTGCCCTGACCTATACCGACTTTGCAGCGGAGAACAAAAATAAAATAGACAAAGATCTGTTTTCTGCATTAAAAACAAAACACGGTTAA
- a CDS encoding superoxide dismutase — protein sequence MKTVYQLPELPYDTNSLAPIITEETFDYHYGKHHAAYVNNLNGLTKDTPLAGIPLKEVVREGFENNNAALFNNAAQHWNHSFFWHCLSPDGGKAPTGKIKAYIERDFESFEKFKEEFSASAVKLFGAGWTWLAQDQEGKLEILPMKDAHTPLTEDKTPILTLDVWEHAYYIDYRNARPKFVESFWEIVNWDFADKNLK from the coding sequence ATGAAAACAGTATATCAACTGCCCGAATTGCCTTATGATACAAATTCCCTTGCCCCTATCATCACCGAAGAAACCTTTGATTATCACTACGGGAAGCACCACGCTGCCTATGTGAACAACCTGAACGGCCTTACCAAAGACACTCCGTTGGCCGGTATTCCCCTGAAAGAGGTTGTCCGGGAGGGCTTTGAAAACAACAATGCAGCGCTCTTCAACAATGCAGCCCAGCACTGGAATCACAGTTTCTTCTGGCATTGCCTGTCCCCGGATGGAGGTAAGGCCCCGACCGGGAAGATCAAGGCATACATCGAAAGGGATTTTGAAAGTTTTGAAAAGTTCAAAGAGGAATTTTCGGCAAGCGCTGTGAAACTGTTCGGTGCAGGCTGGACATGGCTGGCACAGGACCAGGAAGGCAAACTGGAAATCCTTCCCATGAAAGACGCCCATACCCCGCTCACCGAAGACAAAACCCCCATCCTTACTCTTGACGTATGGGAACATGCCTACTACATTGACTACCGCAATGCCCGCCCGAAATTCGTGGAAAGTTTCTGGGAGATCGTCAATTGGGATTTTGCCGACAAAAACCTCAAATAG
- a CDS encoding TonB-dependent receptor, translating into MKNTLFSLVFLLLSSTLIFAQATLKGTVTDEDNEPLLGANVILTDTKGTTTDYDGNYTINNVDEGSYTIEVSFLGYKSQSRTISVSGREVITLDFVLTASSEQLQQVEIIGRREKSYKNALTFAATKTATAIKDIPQAVSYVTKEVFADQQAYRVNDVVKNISGVNQFSYYDDFTFRGFRSGETYINGLRVIGLFGPQPLLANIERVEVIKGPASAMFGNSIPGGIMNRVTKKPLAEDRKAINFTLGSFNTLRTTADFTGPINEKKTLLYRLNLAYENSDSFRDLQEFKSYVIAPSISFLPTDKTRINFDLVITNFDGKLDRGQPIFGATAGTDLNSTPISFAIGQTSDYHKTDVAYSTLSLNHQFSDRLSFNASYMRYMYEEDLVEHRTSNKFGLDSRGEPIPTLMGMMVITRQQQAIADNFSAYFSYEANTGALEHKIVVGGDYNEQRQPVGNAQSFARGYLLEGGGASINPDDFPDFLRDENDNPVPNVPHFDLENPNYNVARLSDYIFEDSPSDPTKYYNYGFYVQDQIKWNKFQFLLGGRQEYYNDVTDYDRPDEETVTQEKFLPRIGMVYAATENINVYGTYTESFQPQGVASLTNPNAGGPFDPLQAYMVEAGAKGEFFNNRLAATLAVYYIENSNILVNANEEGNPELLRQRGKEESKGIELDINGRILPNLSLTANYAYNEAIISESDDPEEVGRRKENAPLHQGGFFGKYTFVRGKLNGLALTLGANFVTKRNTFDRNLQLPSYTVADAGVSYNVGKFNIRLLVNNLFDKTHWVGGYSYNRLYPGAPRNYLLGVGYTF; encoded by the coding sequence ATGAAAAACACACTTTTTTCTTTAGTATTTCTATTACTATCGAGTACTTTAATTTTCGCCCAGGCTACCCTGAAAGGTACGGTAACCGATGAAGACAACGAACCCCTTCTGGGCGCCAATGTTATACTTACCGACACCAAAGGCACCACTACGGATTACGACGGAAACTATACGATCAACAACGTTGATGAAGGAAGCTATACCATTGAAGTTTCCTTTTTGGGATACAAATCACAGTCCAGGACGATCAGTGTTTCCGGCCGGGAGGTGATTACCCTGGACTTTGTGCTTACGGCTTCGAGTGAACAATTGCAGCAGGTGGAGATTATAGGCCGGCGTGAGAAATCCTATAAAAATGCGCTGACCTTTGCAGCCACCAAAACAGCTACGGCAATCAAGGATATCCCCCAGGCTGTCAGTTATGTCACTAAAGAAGTCTTTGCAGATCAGCAGGCCTACCGGGTCAACGATGTGGTCAAAAACATTAGCGGGGTCAACCAGTTTTCCTATTACGATGATTTTACCTTTCGCGGTTTTCGTTCGGGGGAAACCTATATCAACGGGCTTCGTGTTATTGGCCTGTTCGGGCCACAACCGCTCCTGGCCAATATAGAACGTGTGGAAGTTATCAAGGGGCCTGCTTCGGCCATGTTCGGGAACTCGATCCCCGGAGGAATTATGAACCGGGTAACCAAAAAACCCCTTGCCGAAGATCGGAAAGCTATTAATTTTACGTTGGGAAGTTTTAACACCCTGCGTACCACCGCCGATTTTACCGGGCCTATCAACGAAAAGAAAACCTTGTTGTACCGCCTGAACCTCGCCTATGAAAACTCGGACAGCTTTAGAGATTTACAGGAATTCAAGTCGTATGTGATCGCACCTTCCATTTCCTTCCTGCCTACAGATAAGACACGGATCAATTTTGACCTGGTCATCACCAATTTCGACGGCAAACTGGACCGGGGCCAACCCATATTCGGAGCCACAGCAGGAACAGACCTGAACTCAACCCCCATTTCCTTTGCGATCGGGCAGACCAGTGATTATCACAAAACCGATGTGGCTTATTCCACCCTGTCCCTGAATCATCAGTTTTCGGACCGGCTTTCTTTCAACGCTTCCTATATGAGGTATATGTATGAAGAGGACCTGGTAGAGCATCGTACCTCCAACAAGTTCGGGTTAGACAGTCGTGGAGAGCCCATCCCCACGCTTATGGGAATGATGGTCATTACCCGGCAACAGCAGGCCATTGCAGACAATTTTTCGGCCTATTTTTCTTACGAGGCGAACACCGGTGCCCTGGAACACAAGATCGTGGTTGGCGGCGATTATAATGAACAAAGGCAACCTGTAGGCAATGCACAGTCTTTTGCCCGGGGCTACCTGTTGGAAGGGGGCGGTGCATCCATCAACCCTGACGACTTCCCCGATTTTTTAAGGGACGAAAATGACAATCCTGTACCCAATGTGCCGCACTTTGATCTGGAAAACCCGAACTACAATGTTGCCCGCCTGAGCGATTACATTTTTGAAGACAGTCCCAGCGACCCGACCAAATACTACAATTACGGCTTTTATGTACAGGACCAGATCAAATGGAACAAGTTTCAATTCCTGCTGGGTGGCCGGCAAGAGTATTACAACGACGTTACAGACTATGACCGCCCCGATGAGGAAACGGTCACCCAGGAGAAATTTTTACCACGGATAGGTATGGTTTATGCTGCTACAGAAAACATCAATGTTTACGGTACCTATACCGAAAGCTTTCAGCCACAGGGAGTAGCCAGCCTTACTAACCCCAATGCCGGGGGACCTTTTGACCCGTTGCAAGCCTATATGGTTGAAGCCGGGGCCAAAGGAGAATTTTTTAACAACAGGCTTGCCGCCACCCTGGCGGTGTATTACATAGAAAACAGCAACATCCTGGTCAATGCCAATGAAGAGGGGAATCCCGAATTGCTGAGACAACGCGGAAAGGAAGAATCGAAAGGAATAGAACTGGACATTAACGGTCGCATTCTGCCCAACCTTAGCCTTACCGCAAATTACGCCTATAACGAGGCCATTATCAGTGAAAGCGACGACCCGGAGGAAGTGGGACGACGAAAAGAAAATGCCCCTTTGCATCAGGGAGGTTTTTTCGGGAAGTACACCTTCGTAAGGGGTAAACTGAATGGTTTGGCGTTAACACTGGGCGCTAATTTTGTTACCAAAAGGAATACCTTCGACAGGAACCTGCAATTGCCTTCGTATACCGTGGCAGATGCCGGAGTATCGTATAATGTCGGCAAATTCAATATACGTCTTTTGGTCAACAACCTTTTTGACAAGACGCACTGGGTAGGGGGCTACAGCTATAACCGCTTATACCCGGGGGCACCGAGAAATTACCTGTTGGGTGTAGGATACACTTTTTAA
- a CDS encoding PepSY-associated TM helix domain-containing protein produces the protein MKVKKKIFFNIHSWIGIRLSILFFIVCFSGTLATLSHEMDWLFNPDARATPQQELASRNTIVANFRNSYPDASIGYWMRTDEPYLCDVIYKKEGGYTSYVFANPYTGEIQGEARLTFQRFFRDLHYFLFIPFQAGHFTVLIFAFLLLTSLITALVFYKKWWRKLFKLETGKGVLVFFRSLHRLAGLWSVPFTLLFSITGIWYFLERANVAGIGVEANPRPPKVKNVSEGISTLKEDPAFSLDYDKALSIAKKEIPQLKAGDLLPPQNPSAVLYLTGKSDVPLVRQRANRVYINPYTYEVVKTQKAREMGTVMWLNDIADPLHFGYWGGLVTKIIWFIAGLGISSLVLTGIWITLKRKAIKRKKNGQKVMGIWRYINWGICAVMLFFMYYFLTERYHISAQSMILISLGWAIFIALGYYIFVYRLNKAVQHLLI, from the coding sequence ATGAAGGTCAAAAAGAAAATATTTTTTAATATCCACAGCTGGATAGGTATCCGGTTGAGCATCCTGTTTTTTATCGTATGCTTTTCCGGTACGCTGGCCACATTAAGCCATGAAATGGACTGGTTGTTTAACCCGGATGCCCGGGCTACGCCACAGCAGGAACTGGCGTCAAGAAACACCATTGTTGCTAATTTCCGCAACAGCTATCCCGATGCAAGTATAGGCTACTGGATGCGGACGGATGAACCTTATTTATGCGATGTTATTTACAAAAAAGAAGGCGGGTATACCTCTTATGTGTTTGCCAACCCCTATACTGGTGAGATCCAGGGAGAAGCCCGGCTGACCTTCCAGCGCTTTTTCAGGGATCTGCACTATTTCCTGTTTATTCCTTTTCAGGCAGGCCATTTTACCGTACTTATCTTTGCCTTTTTGTTGTTAACCTCTCTGATTACGGCACTGGTTTTCTACAAAAAATGGTGGCGCAAGCTATTTAAACTGGAAACGGGCAAAGGAGTGCTGGTGTTTTTCAGGAGCCTGCACCGTCTGGCAGGATTATGGTCGGTTCCTTTCACCCTTTTGTTCTCCATTACCGGAATCTGGTACTTTTTGGAACGCGCCAATGTAGCGGGGATAGGTGTTGAAGCAAATCCAAGGCCTCCTAAAGTGAAAAATGTTTCAGAAGGAATTTCTACTTTGAAAGAAGACCCCGCTTTTTCTTTGGACTACGACAAAGCCCTGAGTATTGCAAAAAAAGAAATTCCCCAGCTGAAAGCGGGTGATCTATTGCCTCCGCAAAATCCCTCCGCCGTGCTCTACCTCACCGGTAAAAGCGATGTGCCCCTGGTAAGGCAACGGGCCAACCGGGTGTATATAAATCCGTATACCTATGAGGTGGTCAAAACACAAAAAGCCCGTGAAATGGGTACTGTAATGTGGCTTAACGACATAGCAGACCCTTTACATTTTGGATACTGGGGCGGTTTGGTCACCAAAATTATATGGTTTATCGCCGGGTTGGGCATTTCATCCCTGGTACTGACCGGAATCTGGATAACGCTGAAGCGAAAGGCCATTAAGCGAAAAAAGAACGGACAAAAAGTAATGGGCATATGGCGCTATATCAACTGGGGCATTTGTGCCGTTATGTTGTTTTTCATGTATTATTTCCTCACGGAACGTTATCATATATCGGCCCAGTCCATGATCTTGATAAGTCTGGGGTGGGCGATATTTATAGCCCTGGGGTATTATATTTTTGTATATCGCCTGAATAAAGCAGTGCAACATTTGTTAATTTAG
- a CDS encoding terpene synthase family protein, translating to MKAPDHITSRLIYPYPFLKNPLAEKAQKHIEDFLIDIEYRELGYQENVLKSFKGTKTAYIASWWYPTVSYERLLVLSRFMTWTMAHDDIFEQRSESRVKEAAEEVVAILKGRMMPHETDYILGGQLYRLRRGLLYYMSENAVAHFADMVDFYMQGVAMESKYRNGGVWPTAEDVIRIRSQSICMRPFYALLPVEMKVELPEEILSHPDIVKLELLAGNAIARYNDGESYFKDLDNEEGKYLNLLTVMMHHNNWTEKEAVEELIKIFNTHNREFRELQFSLPDFGDEWNEHVANYVNYVSMTATGWKRCSFYELKRYSYGGWVPSPDYLDIEDNFRERSKVKKTNN from the coding sequence ATGAAAGCACCTGATCACATTACCAGTCGATTAATCTACCCTTATCCTTTTCTTAAAAATCCCTTGGCGGAAAAAGCACAAAAACATATCGAGGATTTCCTTATTGATATAGAGTACCGGGAACTGGGCTATCAAGAGAATGTACTAAAATCCTTTAAAGGTACCAAAACCGCATATATTGCCAGTTGGTGGTATCCCACGGTGAGTTACGAAAGACTCCTGGTATTGAGTCGCTTTATGACCTGGACCATGGCTCATGACGACATTTTCGAGCAACGCAGCGAATCCCGGGTCAAAGAGGCTGCCGAAGAGGTAGTGGCCATTTTAAAAGGCCGGATGATGCCACATGAAACAGATTATATATTAGGTGGCCAACTATACCGTCTGAGACGGGGGCTGCTTTACTATATGTCTGAAAATGCCGTTGCCCATTTTGCCGATATGGTAGATTTTTACATGCAAGGTGTTGCCATGGAAAGTAAATACCGTAATGGCGGTGTGTGGCCCACTGCGGAAGACGTAATCCGTATCCGCTCGCAATCCATCTGCATGCGCCCGTTTTATGCCTTGTTACCGGTGGAGATGAAGGTTGAACTGCCTGAGGAAATTCTTTCGCACCCGGACATTGTAAAACTGGAATTATTGGCTGGTAACGCTATAGCCCGATACAACGATGGAGAATCCTATTTTAAGGACCTGGACAATGAGGAAGGAAAATACCTTAACCTGTTAACGGTTATGATGCATCACAACAATTGGACTGAGAAAGAAGCCGTCGAAGAACTGATTAAGATTTTCAATACACATAACCGTGAGTTTCGGGAACTACAATTTTCGTTGCCGGATTTTGGCGATGAATGGAACGAGCATGTGGCCAATTATGTAAACTATGTTTCCATGACCGCCACGGGTTGGAAACGGTGTTCTTTCTATGAATTGAAACGGTACAGTTATGGCGGATGGGTACCCTCACCCGATTACCTGGATATAGAGGACAATTTCAGGGAGCGTTCAAAGGTGAAAAAAACCAATAATTAA
- a CDS encoding winged helix-turn-helix domain-containing protein: MNKNKIKKGLLLKQLQHATLQCQGLSEIHPFGTGKKAVLRALEYLGYIQIDTLSVIARAHHHTFWTRVPGYQSEYLHQLVEERAVFEYWFHAASFLPMRDFRYALPKMLSIKRGEARHYNNAADQNSLRYVYDRIRIDGPQKARDFESINKKSGKWWNWKPAKIALEQLFMQGDLMICGRDGMEKVYDLTERVLPDTVNTVEPGPLEFAEYLIKTHLRAYGFTTIKQITHLRTGESLRKNVKQVLQTMLEEQTVQQIKIDGMPTIFALHTLLENTIKKPASHVRLLSPFDNSIIHRDRIEQLFNYNFRLECYTPKEKRRYGYFCLPILFGDAFIGRVDCKAHRKNGQFELIHLHIEDRREDIESWLDPFVKAVQHFAAFNGCQSIKLSKVSPPELTRTLKQAFKGKTPINE; encoded by the coding sequence ATGAACAAGAATAAAATAAAGAAAGGGTTGCTGTTAAAGCAACTTCAGCATGCAACATTACAATGCCAGGGGTTAAGTGAAATACACCCATTCGGAACAGGAAAAAAAGCAGTGCTACGCGCGTTGGAATATCTTGGTTATATCCAAATAGACACACTGTCAGTTATTGCACGTGCACATCATCATACCTTTTGGACAAGGGTGCCGGGTTACCAAAGCGAATACCTGCATCAGTTGGTGGAAGAACGTGCAGTATTTGAATATTGGTTTCACGCTGCCTCTTTTCTGCCGATGAGGGATTTTCGCTATGCCTTACCCAAAATGCTAAGCATCAAACGCGGGGAGGCTCGCCATTACAACAATGCTGCTGACCAAAACAGCCTCCGTTATGTATATGACAGGATTCGTATCGATGGCCCGCAAAAAGCCAGGGATTTTGAATCGATCAACAAAAAATCAGGAAAATGGTGGAACTGGAAGCCAGCAAAGATCGCTCTTGAGCAACTCTTTATGCAGGGTGATCTAATGATCTGCGGACGTGACGGTATGGAAAAAGTCTACGACCTGACCGAAAGAGTGTTGCCCGACACAGTCAACACCGTTGAACCCGGTCCTTTGGAGTTTGCTGAATATTTAATTAAAACCCATCTTCGTGCGTATGGATTCACTACCATTAAACAAATAACACATCTAAGAACCGGTGAATCACTACGAAAAAATGTTAAACAGGTGTTACAAACAATGCTTGAAGAACAAACAGTGCAACAAATAAAGATTGATGGTATGCCTACAATTTTTGCACTTCATACTTTACTTGAAAATACAATCAAAAAGCCAGCTTCCCATGTTCGGCTTCTGTCTCCTTTTGACAATTCGATCATTCACCGTGACCGTATCGAACAACTTTTTAACTACAACTTTCGGCTAGAATGCTACACCCCTAAAGAAAAGAGGCGGTATGGCTATTTCTGCCTGCCCATTTTGTTCGGCGATGCATTTATAGGGCGTGTCGACTGTAAAGCACATCGCAAAAACGGTCAATTCGAGCTGATCCATTTACACATTGAAGACAGACGGGAAGATATCGAATCATGGCTGGATCCGTTTGTAAAAGCGGTACAGCACTTTGCCGCTTTTAACGGCTGTCAATCAATCAAATTGTCTAAAGTGAGTCCGCCGGAACTAACACGCACGTTAAAGCAGGCTTTTAAAGGGAAGACCCCGATAAATGAATAA
- a CDS encoding DUF3999 domain-containing protein yields MKKSFNIFVFLLCGLVLSAQEYRGDIRPVNEDGVYAIPLSPEVHSASLDRTDGIRILDEEHNEIPYWVHNGTDKREDARFVPFPIVSKTALPEKRSSVIIENKEKKAIDRISLKIAATKVSKTYDISGSDDGENWFGLVNGEILGRLSTSGKTTVEKSFAFPLNRYRYLRWDFDDEKTLPVNILEAGIYEKPDKTGIPELTELKGFTLETVQDKANKKTIIHIRFAEPQRINTLTFDIAEGPGMFLRTAHIRAKRNRNVKKRTETYVRTMGTLELDSQKENRFDKLNLFEKEFTIEIENRDNLPLEDIGVRIFQEPVYLVAELRAGKKYRLAVNPSFPSPQYDIGHFKTLFRDDLPRTGMGTLKKIPPEETTPGEIPFWKTGTFLWLCIITAAVFISWFSWRLLRDMKN; encoded by the coding sequence ATGAAAAAGAGCTTTAATATCTTTGTTTTTCTGCTCTGCGGCCTTGTTCTCAGCGCCCAGGAATACCGTGGAGATATACGCCCGGTAAACGAAGACGGGGTTTATGCCATTCCGCTTTCCCCGGAAGTCCACTCGGCAAGCCTGGACCGGACAGACGGTATCCGTATTCTGGACGAGGAACACAACGAGATCCCGTACTGGGTACACAACGGTACGGATAAGCGGGAAGACGCCCGTTTTGTCCCTTTCCCGATCGTATCCAAAACTGCCCTGCCCGAAAAGCGATCCTCCGTAATCATAGAAAACAAGGAAAAAAAAGCCATAGACAGGATAAGCCTGAAAATAGCCGCTACAAAAGTGTCCAAAACCTACGACATCAGTGGAAGCGATGACGGGGAAAACTGGTTCGGACTGGTTAACGGGGAAATACTGGGCCGTTTGAGCACGTCCGGAAAAACCACCGTGGAAAAATCTTTTGCTTTTCCGTTGAACCGTTACAGGTACCTCCGCTGGGATTTTGACGATGAAAAAACACTGCCTGTTAATATCCTCGAAGCCGGCATTTATGAAAAACCGGATAAAACCGGGATACCGGAGCTCACCGAACTTAAAGGGTTTACCCTGGAAACCGTACAGGACAAGGCGAATAAAAAGACCATTATCCACATACGATTTGCCGAACCGCAACGGATCAATACGCTGACATTTGACATTGCAGAAGGTCCCGGGATGTTCCTGCGCACTGCACATATCCGGGCCAAACGGAACAGGAATGTCAAAAAGCGAACGGAAACCTACGTTCGGACCATGGGGACCCTGGAACTGGATTCGCAGAAAGAAAACCGGTTTGACAAGCTGAATCTTTTTGAAAAGGAATTTACGATCGAAATTGAGAACAGGGACAACCTGCCCCTGGAAGATATCGGTGTAAGGATTTTCCAGGAACCCGTATACCTCGTGGCAGAACTCCGCGCCGGCAAAAAATACCGGCTTGCGGTCAACCCCTCTTTTCCTTCCCCGCAATACGACATCGGTCATTTTAAAACACTGTTCCGTGATGACCTTCCCCGTACCGGCATGGGCACTTTAAAAAAGATACCCCCCGAAGAAACAACACCCGGGGAAATCCCGTTCTGGAAGACCGGAACATTCCTGTGGCTTTGCATTATAACAGCCGCTGTGTTTATCTCCTGGTTTTCCTGGAGGTTACTCAGGGATATGAAGAACTAA